A single genomic interval of Ramlibacter pinisoli harbors:
- the paaE gene encoding 1,2-phenylacetyl-CoA epoxidase subunit PaaE gives MTTPLFHPLTVRRVTPDTPEAVVVTFDVPESLQPVFGFTQGQYLTLRKDIDGQDLRRSYSICAGVDEGELRVGVRKVRGGVFSNWINESLKPGDTIHVMAPQGRFFVPLEAGARRHHLGIAGGSGITPILSIMKTVLAREPGSRFTLVYGNRSLRSTMFKEELEDLKDRHMTRLVLHHVFSDEHADTPLNMGVMDRDKLGVFLRTVVPAASIDHAYVCGPFQMNDEAEAALLAAGVPEDRIHIERFGVPQQAAGAVGAVMHEARPGDAEVAKVVIVRDGLQREITFTKDQPSILDCASAAGLEVPFSCTSGVCGTCRAKLVEGQVRMERNFALDRNEVAAGFVLTCQAHPVTERVVLSFDER, from the coding sequence ATGACCACACCTCTCTTCCACCCCCTGACCGTCCGCCGCGTCACGCCCGACACGCCCGAGGCCGTGGTCGTCACGTTCGACGTGCCCGAGTCGCTGCAGCCGGTGTTCGGCTTCACCCAGGGCCAGTACCTCACCCTGCGCAAGGACATCGACGGGCAGGACCTGCGGCGCTCGTATTCCATCTGCGCCGGCGTGGACGAGGGCGAGCTGCGGGTCGGCGTGCGCAAGGTGCGCGGGGGCGTGTTCTCCAACTGGATCAACGAGTCGCTCAAGCCCGGCGACACCATCCACGTGATGGCCCCGCAGGGGCGCTTCTTCGTGCCGCTGGAGGCCGGCGCGCGGCGCCACCACCTGGGCATCGCGGGCGGCAGCGGCATCACGCCCATCCTGTCGATCATGAAGACGGTGCTGGCGCGCGAGCCGGGCAGCCGCTTCACCCTGGTGTACGGCAACCGCAGCCTGCGCTCCACCATGTTCAAGGAGGAGCTGGAGGACCTGAAGGACCGCCACATGACGCGGCTGGTGCTGCACCACGTGTTCTCCGACGAGCACGCCGACACGCCGCTCAACATGGGCGTGATGGACCGCGACAAGCTGGGCGTGTTCCTGCGCACCGTGGTGCCGGCCGCCTCGATCGACCACGCCTACGTCTGCGGCCCGTTCCAGATGAACGACGAGGCCGAGGCCGCGCTGCTGGCCGCCGGCGTGCCGGAGGACCGCATCCACATCGAGCGCTTCGGCGTGCCGCAGCAGGCCGCCGGCGCGGTCGGCGCGGTGATGCACGAGGCGCGGCCCGGCGACGCCGAGGTGGCCAAGGTGGTCATCGTGCGCGACGGCCTGCAGCGCGAGATCACCTTCACCAAGGACCAGCCCAGCATCCTCGACTGCGCGTCGGCCGCGGGGCTGGAAGTGCCGTTCTCCTGCACCTCGGGCGTCTGCGGCACCTGCCGCGCCAAGCTGGTCGAGGGCCAGGTCCGCATGGAGCGCAACTTCGCGCTCGACAGGAACGAGGTCGCCGCCGGCTTCGTCCTCACCTGCCAGGCCCACCCGGTCACCGAGCGGGTGGTGCTGTCGTTCGACGAGCGCTAG